In a single window of the Atlantibacter hermannii genome:
- the pyrB gene encoding aspartate carbamoyltransferase, translated as MANPLYQKHIISINDLDREELELVLATAARLKANPQPELLKHKVVASCFFEASTRTRLSFETSIHRLGASVVGFSDSSNTSLGKKGETLADTISVISTYVDAIVMRHPQEGAARLATEFSGGIPVLNAGDGANQHPTQTLLDLFTIQETQGRLENLNIAMVGDLKYGRTVHSLAQALAKFNGNHFYFIAPEALAMPQYILDMLDEKGIAWSLHDAIDDVVREVDILYMTRVQKERLDPSEYANVKAQFVLRAADLNGARSNMKVLHPLPRIDEITTDVDKTPHAWYFQQAGNGIFARQALLALVLNRDLAL; from the coding sequence ATGGCTAATCCGCTCTATCAAAAGCACATTATTTCCATTAACGATCTGGACCGTGAAGAACTGGAACTGGTGCTGGCGACCGCCGCGCGCCTGAAGGCGAATCCACAGCCCGAATTGTTGAAGCATAAAGTGGTGGCCAGTTGCTTCTTTGAAGCCTCGACCCGTACCCGCCTCTCCTTTGAAACCTCCATCCATCGCCTTGGCGCGTCGGTAGTGGGCTTCTCCGACAGTAGCAACACATCGCTGGGCAAAAAGGGCGAGACCCTGGCGGACACCATTTCGGTTATCAGCACCTATGTGGATGCGATTGTGATGCGTCATCCGCAGGAAGGCGCGGCGCGCCTCGCGACCGAATTTTCCGGCGGTATTCCGGTACTGAACGCAGGCGACGGCGCAAACCAGCATCCGACCCAAACGCTACTGGATTTGTTTACCATTCAGGAAACCCAGGGGCGTCTGGAAAATCTCAACATCGCTATGGTCGGCGACCTGAAATATGGCCGCACAGTGCACTCTCTGGCGCAGGCGCTGGCGAAATTTAACGGCAATCACTTCTATTTTATCGCTCCGGAAGCGCTCGCCATGCCGCAGTACATTCTCGATATGCTGGACGAAAAAGGCATTGCCTGGAGCCTGCATGACGCCATCGACGATGTGGTGCGCGAGGTGGATATTCTTTATATGACGCGCGTACAGAAAGAGCGTCTCGACCCGTCGGAATACGCCAACGTAAAAGCGCAATTTGTTCTGCGCGCCGCCGACCTCAACGGCGCACGCAGCAATATGAAAGTCCTGCATCCGCTGCCGCGCATTGATGAAATCACCACCGATGTGGATAAAACCCCCCACGCCTGGTATTTCCAGCAGGCCGGCAACGGCATTTTCGCACGCCAGGCTCTGCTGGCGCTGGTTCTCAATCGCGATTTAGCGCTGTAA
- the yjgK gene encoding protein YjgK has product MIIGNIHHLQPWLPAELRQAIEHIKQHVTPETPLGKHDIDGNNLFFLVSEDETSRWRSVARSTTPVIWISRS; this is encoded by the coding sequence GTGATTATTGGCAACATCCACCATCTCCAGCCCTGGCTGCCCGCTGAACTGCGTCAGGCTATTGAGCACATCAAACAGCACGTCACCCCGGAGACGCCGCTGGGTAAACACGATATCGACGGCAATAACCTGTTCTTCCTGGTTTCCGAAGATGAAACCAGCCGCTGGCGGAGCGTCGCGCGGAGTACCACGCCCGTTATCTGGATATCCAGATCGTGA
- the tabA gene encoding toxin-antitoxin biofilm protein codes for MRGVEGMTFSCLPAGEPDTDWLADKDIAFLPEGGQEKTVVLQEGDFVVFYPGEVHKPLCAVGENAKVRKVVVKMLVA; via the coding sequence ATGCGCGGTGTGGAAGGCATGACCTTCAGCTGCCTGCCCGCAGGCGAACCGGACACCGACTGGCTGGCGGATAAAGACATCGCATTCCTGCCGGAAGGCGGACAGGAAAAAACCGTGGTGTTGCAGGAAGGGGATTTTGTGGTGTTTTATCCGGGCGAAGTCCACAAGCCGCTGTGCGCGGTTGGCGAGAATGCCAAAGTGCGCAAAGTTGTGGTGAAAATGCTGGTTGCGTAA
- the argI gene encoding ornithine carbamoyltransferase 1 — protein MGEAKEKWAERIALLRDYQVNSKMMALTGNPQVKFLHCLPAFHDDETVLGKQMAEQYGLHGGMEVTDEVFESPNSIVFDQAENRMHTIKAVMVATLAP, from the coding sequence ATGGGCGAAGCCAAAGAGAAATGGGCGGAACGGATTGCGCTGCTGCGTGATTATCAGGTCAACAGCAAAATGATGGCGCTGACCGGCAACCCGCAGGTCAAATTCCTGCACTGTCTCCCGGCGTTTCATGATGATGAAACGGTGCTCGGTAAGCAGATGGCGGAACAGTACGGTCTGCACGGCGGAATGGAAGTCACCGATGAGGTGTTTGAATCGCCGAACAGCATCGTGTTCGATCAGGCTGAAAACCGCATGCACACTATTAAAGCGGTCATGGTGGCGACCTTAGCGCCATAA
- the argF gene encoding ornithine carbamoyltransferase, whose amino-acid sequence MSAFYQQHFLKLLDFTPAQITALLDLAATLKSDKKNGKEVQKLTGKNIALIFEKDSTRTRCSFEVAAYDQGARVTYLGPSGSQIGHKESIKDTARVLGRMYDGIQYRGHGQEVVETLAQYAGVPVWNGLTNEFHPTQLLADLLTMREHLLGKSFNEMTLVYAGDARNNMGNSMLEAAALTGLDLRLVAPKACWPETALVEECPGDGGADWRQDHPDGRYCRWRKRR is encoded by the coding sequence ATGTCGGCTTTTTATCAACAACACTTTCTGAAATTATTAGATTTTACTCCTGCACAAATCACTGCATTGCTCGATCTTGCCGCAACGCTGAAAAGCGACAAAAAAAATGGCAAAGAAGTTCAAAAGCTTACTGGTAAAAACATCGCGCTCATCTTCGAAAAAGACTCGACCCGTACACGATGCTCTTTCGAAGTTGCCGCTTACGACCAGGGCGCTCGCGTGACGTATCTCGGCCCGAGCGGCAGCCAGATTGGGCATAAAGAATCAATTAAAGACACCGCCCGCGTGCTGGGCCGGATGTATGACGGCATTCAGTACCGCGGGCACGGCCAGGAAGTGGTGGAAACCCTGGCACAATACGCAGGCGTACCGGTCTGGAACGGGCTCACCAATGAATTTCATCCCACGCAGCTGCTGGCGGATTTACTGACCATGCGCGAGCATCTGCTGGGGAAATCCTTTAACGAGATGACGCTGGTGTATGCCGGCGACGCACGCAACAACATGGGTAATTCCATGCTGGAAGCCGCCGCGCTAACCGGCCTGGATCTGCGTCTGGTGGCACCGAAAGCCTGCTGGCCGGAAACGGCGCTGGTGGAAGAGTGTCCAGGCGATGGCGGCGCAGACTGGCGGCAGGATCACCCTGACGGAAGATATTGCCGCTGGCGTAAAAGGCGCTGA
- the rraB gene encoding RNase E inhibitor protein: MAAIRMRCIPSNITSRQTTLKPWKKPPLKLSKMGYEVTDPEELELEEGETVICCDVLSECALNAELIDAQVEQLLNLAEKFDVDYDGWGTYFEDPNGEEGEEGDEDDYMDDDDDGVRH; this comes from the coding sequence ATGGCAGCGATCCGGATGCGCTGTATACCATCGAACATCACCTCTCGGCAGACGACTTTGAAACCCTGGAAAAAGCCGCCGTTGAAGCTTTCAAAAATGGGTTACGAAGTGACCGACCCGGAAGAGCTGGAACTGGAAGAAGGCGAAACCGTTATCTGCTGCGATGTGCTGAGCGAATGCGCGCTTAATGCCGAACTGATTGACGCGCAGGTGGAGCAACTGCTGAATCTGGCTGAGAAATTTGACGTCGATTACGACGGGTGGGGCACCTATTTCGAAGATCCTAACGGCGAAGAGGGTGAAGAAGGCGACGAAGACGATTACATGGATGACGACGACGACGGCGTCCGTCACTAA
- a CDS encoding putative tRNA hydroxylase yields the protein MNTSALLEPVHQFLHCSTPDAWIQKARLPENLPLLLTDHMICELKAAQTAMLLIRKYVADKSGSAMLLDWLRPYETYAFYNGPEVDFVALQKRVSKSEMPKTDDPWGQALIDSMVLLIKEELHHFWQVREMMAARDIPYVKITASRYAKGLLRAIRTHEPAMLIDKLICGAYIEARSCERFAALAPYLDDELQKFYLSLLRSEARHYQDYLSLAQQISPEDIAPRVRYLGEVEADLIRSPDPEFRFHSGIPDSLS from the coding sequence ATGAACACCTCTGCATTACTCGAACCCGTACACCAGTTTCTCCATTGCTCTACCCCCGACGCCTGGATCCAAAAAGCCCGCCTGCCGGAAAACCTTCCGCTGTTACTTACTGACCATATGATTTGCGAACTGAAAGCGGCCCAGACCGCGATGCTGTTGATTCGTAAATACGTGGCGGACAAATCCGGCTCGGCGATGCTGCTCGACTGGCTTCGTCCATACGAAACCTACGCGTTTTATAACGGCCCGGAAGTGGATTTTGTGGCGTTGCAAAAGCGCGTCAGCAAAAGCGAGATGCCGAAAACCGACGATCCCTGGGGCCAGGCGTTAATCGACAGTATGGTGCTGTTGATTAAAGAAGAGCTGCATCATTTCTGGCAGGTGCGGGAAATGATGGCGGCGCGTGATATTCCCTATGTCAAAATCACCGCCAGCCGCTATGCCAAAGGGCTGTTGCGCGCCATTCGCACTCATGAACCCGCCATGCTTATCGATAAGCTGATTTGCGGCGCGTACATTGAAGCGCGTTCGTGCGAACGCTTTGCCGCGCTGGCGCCGTATCTCGACGATGAGCTGCAAAAATTTTATCTCTCGCTGCTGCGCTCTGAAGCACGGCATTATCAGGACTACCTTTCGCTGGCCCAGCAGATTTCGCCGGAAGATATCGCGCCGCGGGTGCGCTATCTGGGTGAGGTGGAAGCCGATCTTATCCGGTCGCCCGATCCCGAGTTTCGATTCCACAGCGGTATTCCTGACTCACTCTCCTAA
- the yjgM gene encoding acetyltransferase — protein sequence MSVATPVQLTMRPLTAGDNSAIASVIRTVSAEYGLTADKGYTVADPNLDSLYELYSQPGHAYWVVERDGKVVGGGGVAPLSCSEPDICELQKMYFLPEARGQGQAKKLALTAMKFAKDQGFTRCYLETTAFLKEAIALYEHLGFTPVSEPLGCTGHVDCEVRMLKSL from the coding sequence ATGAGTGTTGCAACGCCTGTTCAATTAACTATGCGCCCGCTGACTGCCGGGGATAATTCTGCCATTGCCAGCGTCATTCGGACCGTTTCCGCCGAGTACGGCCTTACCGCCGATAAAGGCTATACCGTGGCCGATCCCAATCTGGACAGTTTATATGAGCTTTACAGCCAGCCGGGGCATGCCTACTGGGTTGTAGAACGAGACGGGAAAGTGGTGGGCGGCGGCGGCGTTGCGCCCTTGTCCTGTAGCGAACCGGATATCTGCGAGCTGCAAAAGATGTATTTTCTGCCCGAGGCGCGCGGCCAGGGCCAGGCCAAGAAGCTGGCGCTGACCGCCATGAAATTTGCCAAAGATCAGGGCTTCACGCGCTGCTATCTGGAAACGACCGCCTTTCTGAAAGAAGCGATCGCGCTGTATGAACACCTGGGATTTACACCTGTCAGCGAGCCGCTCGGCTGCACCGGTCATGTGGACTGCGAAGTGCGGATGCTCAAAAGCCTGTAA